A window from Theobroma cacao cultivar B97-61/B2 chromosome 3, Criollo_cocoa_genome_V2, whole genome shotgun sequence encodes these proteins:
- the LOC18604760 gene encoding uncharacterized protein LOC18604760, translated as MSSSSSSSSPRRSRISNGEDERPRFFDSKAKSKCWANAETVPGRHPERWRKDAAGNIVCKRFCNCKGCLCFEYDHIVPFSRGGESTAENCQILQTRVNRLKSNKEVDTTRLQGYSCAVQFTDKELDIIEMAVYGDVSRPGNQCRCRTLAEMLGKYKSKDDLAACKLPYDKESL; from the exons ATGAGTTCTTCGTCTTCGTCTTCTTCCCCTCGTCGTTCTCGTATTAGCAATGGAGAAGATGAGAGGCCAAGATTCTTCGACTCGAAGGCGAAGAGCAAGTGCTGGGCCAACGCAGAAACAGTGCCTGGTCGTCATCCTGAGAGATGGCGCAAAGACGCTGCTGGCAACATCGTCTGCAAGCGTTTCTGCAACTGCAAAGGCTGCCTCTGCTTCGAGTACGACCACATCGTCCCCTTCTCCAGAg GTGGTGAGTCCACGGCAGAAAATTGTCAAATTCTTCAAACTAGGGTGAATAGGcttaaatcaaacaaagagGTGGATACAACCAGGTTGCAAGGTTACTCTTGCGCTGTCCAGTTTACTG ATAAGGAGCTTGACATTATCGAAATGGCCGTTTATGGGGATGTAAGTCGGCCTGGTAATCAGTGTCGCTGCAGAACTCTTGCTGAAATGCTTGGAAAATACAAGTCAAAAGATGACTTGGCTGCCTGCAAACTGCCATATGATAAAGAATCTTTATAG
- the LOC18604761 gene encoding eukaryotic translation initiation factor 5A: MSDEEHHFESKADAGASKTYPQQAGTIRKNGYIVIKNRPCKVVEVSTSKTGKHGHAKCHFVGIDIFTAKKLEDIVPSSHNCDVPHVNRTDYQLIDISEDGFVSLLTESGGTKDDLRLPTDENLLTQIKDGFAEGKDLVVSVMSAMGEEQICALKDIGPK, encoded by the exons ATGTCGGACGAGGAGCACCATTTTGAATCCAAGGCCGACGCCGGCGCCTCCAAAACCTACCCTCAACAGGCCGGGACCATCCGCAAGAACGGCTACATCGTCATCAAAAACCGCCCCTGCAAG GTTGTAGAAGTTTCCACTTCCAAGACTGGGAAGCACGGTCATGCTAAGTGTCACTTTGTTGGAATTGACATCTTCACTGCCAAGAAGCTTGAAGATATTGTTCCCTCTTCCCACAACTGTGAT GTTCCACATGTCAATCGTACTGACTACCAGTTGATTGACATTTCTGAGGATGGATTT GTGAGTTTGCTGACTGAAAGCGGAGGCACTAAGGATGATCTGAGGCTCCCAACTGATGAGAACTTGTTGACCCAG ATCAAGGATGGTTTTGCAGAGGGGAAAGACCTGGTTGTGTCTGTCATGTCTGCGATGGGGGAGGAGCAGATCTGTGCTCTCAAGGACATTGGTCCAAAGTAG
- the LOC18604762 gene encoding uncharacterized protein At5g01610: protein MQKALTKAGSFWISKKAKAELSNITEDLSSLSNTVEEKAKWIFNKLKGKPVKALPDLLREHNLPPGLFPRNITCYEFDESKSKLIVYFPSPCEVRFKDASVVRYATRVKATLSRGKLSGIEGMKTKVLVWVKVTSVNVESSKSDKVWFMAGVKKSRAKDAYQMPGDAVKVEEF from the exons atgcagAAAGCATTGACAAAAGCTGGTAGCTTCTGGATTTCCAAGAAAGCCAAGGCAGAACTCTCTAATATCACTGAAGACCTCTCT TCTCTGTCTAACACGGTTGAAGAGAAGGCCAAATGGATATTCAACAAGCTGAAAG GTAAACCGGTGAAGGCCTTGCCAGATCTCCTCCGGGAGCACAACCTTCCACCCGGTCTATTCCCACGAAACATAACATGTTACGAATTTGATGAATCAAAATCCAAGCTGATTGTGTACTTCCCTTCTCCATGCGAAGTGAGGTTCAAGGATGCATCGGTTGTTAGGTACGCAACTCGTGTGAAAGCAACATTGTCAAGGGGAAAGCTGAGTGGAATCGAAGGGATGAAAACAAAGGTCCTTGTATGGGTTAAAGTCACCAGTGTGAATGTTGAGAGCTCCAAGTCTGACAAAGTTTGGTTCATGGCTGGTGTCAAGAAATCAAGGGCTAAAGATGCCTATCAAATGCCTGGTGATGCTGTTAAAGTAGAAGAATTTTGA
- the LOC18604763 gene encoding protein WEAK CHLOROPLAST MOVEMENT UNDER BLUE LIGHT 1 → MFPGNSVPGNSRSSSVFSGLQFFAWKGNMGEIDTKPIEPVQVALSLFGENDQSKRRSSSSASGVEKEKDIEDLEKELANYRLQLEAKDFAYMQTLLQLEHYKKTTEEFSVLLKNSELERDRYIEECNEVKSQIDELESKMKGMVDQLSETAKVREPLSHVLNELKVTQAALLNMETELAAAKDSELKAMAQAELMETSANMEKEKSEELLDHILELHDSVLISKLAATEAEEEKCRIASEKDAEIESLKATAFQAQEQVEDLRKQLETIEELENQLLIKSAYIDSLQAELKQVTNILGSMENATSDGGIDLNQIKQDLEFKERKISDQAFYIEALETELNRLKLELKNANEEVRSLNCNVEALKSDLEKLEIEMDEVGEKDNDSQVELAMLKAELHKGRSKIAAAEAAEARDLSVKSGLHLAVQQLAVEAEEAKKEYHKLKQEVEAEGCDNSTLNHEAEKSPQGALVSHIDDQRDKSVNHITISIEEYNILIQKADKTDQLSNSKSLAEDSKQLSTESENKNEVEFLKKELEVAMVKIGLFRNRAEQAATRAEAAEKAKATLEDQLRMWQEQKQRRKAALAALREESAPKQFSPPTIEKLPTKNQPLGKVLNIKF, encoded by the exons ATGTTCCCTGGCAATTCAGTTCCCGGCAATTCCAG ATCCAGTTCAGTGTTTTCCGGTTTGCAATTCTTTGCTTGGAAGGGAAATATGGGTGAGATTGATACCAAACCTATTGAACCAGTTCAAGTTGCACTATCTTTGTTTGGTGAAAATGATCAGTCCAAACGCCGGTCCAGTAGCAGCGCT tCAGGTgtggaaaaagagaaagatatTGAAGACCTAGAAAAGGAATTGGCCAACTACAGACTGCAATTGGAAGCAAAGGACTTTGCATACATGCAAACTCTTCTTCAACTAGAACACTACAAGAAAACAACGGAAGAATTTTCGGTTCTACTAAAGAACTCTGAGCTCGAGAGAGATAGATACATAGAAGAATGCAATGAAGTCAAGAGTCAGATTGATGAACTTGAATCCAAGATGAAAGGGATGGTGGATCAGTTGTCAGAAACTGCAAAGGTCCGTGAGCCGCTTTCACACGTTTTAAATGAGCTGAAGGTTACACAAGCTGCTCTACTTAATATGGAAACTGAACTTGCTGCTGCCAAGGATTCAGAGCTTAAGGCAATGGCACAAGCAGAACTGATGGAAACCTCTGCTAacatggaaaaggaaaagtcaGAAGAGCTGTTAGACCACATTTTGGAGCTTCATGATTCTGTTCTTATTTCAAAGCTGGCAGCCACTGAAGCTGAGGAGGAGAAATGCAGAATTGCATCTGAGAAGGATGCTGAGATAGAGTCATTGAAGGCAACAGCATTTCAAGCACAAGAGCAGGTAGAAGATCTGAGAAAACAATTGGAAACAATAGAAGAACTGGAGAATCAGCTGCTCATTAAGTCTGCGTATATTGATTCATTACAGGCAGAACTTAAGCAGGTAACTAATATACTTGGTTCAATGGAGAATGCTACTTCAGATGGTGGAATTGATCTGAACCAAATAAAACAAGACTTGGAATTCAAGGAGAGAAAGATATCAGATCAAGCATTTTATATTGAGGCATTGGAAACAGAACTAAATCGATTAAAACTTGAACTGAAAAATGCTAATGAAGAGGTTAGGAGCCTGAACTGCAATGTTGAAGCACTTAAAAGTGATCTAGAGAAACTAGAAATTGAGATGGATGAAGTTGGGGAAAAAGATAATGATTCACAAGTCGAACTAGCGATGTTAAAGGCTGAGCTTCATAAAGGGAGGTCAAAAATTGCAGCAGCAGAGGCAGCTGAAGCAAGAGATCTAAGTGTTAAATCAGGGCTCCATCTTGCAGTTCAGCAGCTAGCAGTTGAAGCAGAAGAAGCCAAGAAGGAATATCATAAGTTGAAACAGGAAGTGGAAGCTGAAGGATGTGACAACTCTACGCTCAACCATGAAGCTGAGAAGTCACCTCAAGGTGCACTAGTTTCTCACATTGATGATCAAAGAGATAAGAGTGTTAATCATATAACAATTTCAATTGAGGAATACAACATCTTGATCCAAAAAGCTGACAAAACAGATCAACTTTCAAACTCAAAGTCACTAGCAGAAGACTCTAAACAATTAAGCACAGAGTCAGAAAATAAGAATGAAGTTGAATTTTTGAAGAAGGAATTGGAAGTTGCAATGGTGAAAATTGGGTTGTTCAGGAACCGCGCAGAACAGGCTGCTACCAGGGCAGAGGCAGCAGAGAAAGCCAAAGCAACACTTGAGGATCAGCTGAGGATGTGGCAAGAGCAGAAGCAAAGGAGAAAAGCTGCTTTAGCTGCCCTGAGGGAGGAGTCTGCACCTAAACAATTCAGTCCTCCCACAATTGAAAAGTTACCTACAAAAAATCAGCCTTTGGGTAAAGTTCTTAACATAAAATTCTAG
- the LOC18604765 gene encoding probable LRR receptor-like serine/threonine-protein kinase At1g74360: MKKKKIMPGDQAVTWRFTLFKFLVLITGTIVAGDSLDTDKEVLLNLKTFLEEKNPVNRGKYSEWNRENSMPCQWHGISCSVDGKRVIRIDLSGNNISGEIFNNFSALTELRELDLSVNTIGGAIPDDLNRCSSLVYLNLSHNILEGELNLTGLNGLEKLDLSTNRIHGDIEVNFPAICKRLIVANLSTNNFTGRIDNGFDECWNLQHLDLSSNNFSGSIWSGFARLVAYSISENFVSGQLSKSMFTNNCSLQALDLSENNFQGELPGEISNCKNLAILNVWGNNFTGPIPSEMGMISTLEGLFLGNNSFSRVIPESLLNLTNLVFLDLSKNNFGGEIQVIFGKFTQVKFLVLHGNSYTGGINSSGILQLPNISRLDLSSNNFSGPLPVEISQMPSLNFLMLAYNEFTGAIPSEYGNLPQLQALDLSFNRLSGSIPPALGKLSSLLWLMLANNSLSGKIPPEIGNCSSLLWLNLANNQLSGSIPPELAKIGKNATSTFESNRLHSNRIIAGSGECLAMKRWIPADYPPFLFVYTILTRKSCRSIWDRLLKGYGLFPMCTAGSMVRTSQISGYIQLSGNQFSGEIPSDIGMMQNFSMLHLGFNDFHGKLPAQIGQLPLVVLNITQNKFSGEIPAEIGNIKCLQNLDLSHNNFSGIFPTSFSNLTELNKFNVSYNPLISGVIPSTGQLATFEKDSYLGDPLLDVPDFIDNTTDHQPNRNRRQKKSTKLAVVLVLLALTLAFLVFGILSLLVCIMVKSPAEPQGYLLQDTKYRHDLASSSGGSSPWLSDTVKVIRLDKTAFTHADILKATGNFSEDRILGQGGFGTVYRGVLPDGREVAVKKLQRDGIEGEKEFRAEMEVLSGNGFGWPHPNLVTLYGWCLDGLEKILVYEYMGGGSLEDLISDRVRLTWQRRIDVAVDIARALVFLHHECYPAIVHRDVKASNVLLDKDGRARVTDFGLARVVDAGDTHVSTTVAGTIGYVAPEYGQTWQATTKGDVYSYGVLAMELATGRRAVDGGEECLVEWARRVMGNGRNGLGRAAIPVVLLGSGLAEGAEEMRELLQIGVRCTAESPQARPNMKEVLAMLIRLTSCGGEFNYCIS, from the exons atgaagaagaagaagatcaTGCCAGGAGACCAAGCTGTTACATGGCGTTTcactttatttaaattcttAGTCCTGATTACAG GTACTATTGTTGCCGGAGATTCTTTAGACACAGACAAAGAAGTTCTgctgaatctgaaaacattcCTGGAAGAAAAGAATCCTGTAAATCGAGGAAAATACTCGGAATGGAATCGTGAGAACTCGATGCCATGTCAGTGGCATGGAATCTCTTGTTCTGTTGATGGGAAAAGAGTCATTCGTATAGACCTCTCTGGCAACAATATTTCTGGGGAAATATTCAATAACTTCTCGGCCTTAACCGAACTTCGAGAACTTGATCTCTCAGTAAACACCATAGGTGGAGCTATACCTGATGATTTGAACCGATGCAGTAGCCTTGTCTACCTCAACTTATCACATAATATCCTAGAAGGAGAGCTGAACTTGACAGGGTTAAATGGTTTAGAGAAGCTTGATTTGTCTACGAATAGGATTCATGGGGATATTGAAGTTAATTTTCCAGCAATTTGCAAGCGGTTGATTGTTGCAAACCTTTCGACTAATAATTTCACGGGTAGGATAGATAACGGCTTTGATGAGTGCTGGAATCTGCAGCATCTGGACTTGAGCTCCAACAATTTTTCTGGCAGCATATGGAGTGGATTTGCAAGGCTTGTGGCGTATTCAATTTCTGAAAACTTTGTTTCTGGGCAACTTTCAAAATCAATGTTTACAAATAATTGTAGTTTGCAGGCTTTGGACCTTTCagaaaacaattttcaagGTGAACTTCCGGGGGAAATTTCAAATTGCAAGAATTTGGCTATCTTGAATGTATGGGGAAACAATTTTACAGGGCCAATTCCGTCAGAGATGGGGATGATTTCGACTCTTGAAGGTTTGTTCTTGGGGAACAACAGTTTTTCTAGAGTGATTCCAGAATCCCTATTGAACCTGACGAATTTGGTCTTTTTGGACTTGAGCAAGAACAATTTTGGTGGGGAGATACAAGTGATTTTTGGGAAATTCACACAGGTGAAGTTTCTTGTATTACACGGAAATTCATACACAGGAGGGATTAATTCTTCTGGTATTCTCCAGCTGCCAAACATTTCTCGCTTAGACTTGAGTTCTAACAATTTCTCTGGCCCATTACCTGTTGAAATCTCTCAAATGCCAAGTTTGAATTTCTTGATGTTGGCCTACAATGAATTTACAGGTGCTATACCGTCTGAGTATGGAAACTTACCACAATTACAAGCCCTTGATCTCTCCTTCAACAGGCTCTCTGGATCAATCCCACCAGCCCTTGGTAAATTGAGCTCTCTCTTATGGTTGATGCTTGCAAACAACTCTCTTAGTGGTAAAATTCCACCTGAGATTGGAAACTGCTCTAGCTTATTATGGCTAAACCTGGCTAACAATCAACTTTCTGGAAGTATCCCTCCTGAGTTGGCAAAGATTGGGAAAAATGCTACCTCAACTTTTGAGTCAAATCGACTACACAGTAACAGGATAATTGCTGGTTCTGGTGAGTGCTTGGCAATGAAGAGGTGGATACCAGCAGACTACCCACCTTTCCTTTTTGTGTATACAATTCTCACAAGGAAGAGCTGCAGAAGCATATGGGATCGGTTGCTTAAAGGATATGGCCTTTTCCCAATGTGCACTGCAGGTTCAATGGTGAGGACATCTCAAATCTCAGGTTATATTCAACTTAGTGGGAATCAGTTTTCGGGCGAGATCCCTTCAGATATTGGTATGATGCAGAATTTCAGCATGCTTCACTTGGGTTTCAATGACTTCCATGGCAAACTGCCTGCGCAGATTGGACAGTTGCCACTTGTAGTCCTAAATATcacccaaaacaaattttcaggGGAAATTCCAGCAGAGATTGGGAATATCAAATGCTTACAGAATCTAGATTTGTCACACAATAATTTTTCTGGCATATTTCCGACAAGCTTCAGCAACCTGACTGAACTGAACAAGTTCAACGTCTCGTACAATCCGCTCATTTCTGGTGTAATCCCATCAACTGGTCAATTGGCAACGTTCGAGAAAGATTCCTACCTGGGAGATCCACTACTGGATGTTCCTGATTTTATCGACAATACAACAGATCACCAGCCAAACCGTAATAGGAGGCAGAAAAAATCTACCAAGTTGGCTGTGGTTTTGGTGTTATTAGCTCTGACACTGGCCTTCTTagtttttggaattttatCGCTTTTAGTTTGCATAATGGTGAAAAGTCCAGCAGAGCCGCAGGGATATCTCTTGCAGGATACGAAGTATCGACATGATCTTGCATCTAGCTCTGGCGGGTCATCACCTTGGTTATCAGATACTGTCAAGGTCATCCGTTTGGACAAAACAGCTTTCACACATGCTGACATTTTGAAGGCTACAGGTAATTTTTCAGAGGATAGGATTCTTGGACAGGGAGGATTCGGAACAGTATACCGAGGTGTATTGCCTGATGGGAGAGAAGTAGCAGTGAAAAAGCTACAAAGAGACGGAATTGAGGGTGAAAAGGAGTTCCGGGCTGAAATGGAGGTTCTTAGTGGAAATGGCTTTGGTTGGCCCCACCCTAACCTTGTAACACTTTATGGTTGGTGCCTTGATGGCTTAGAGAAAATATTGGTCTATGAGTACATGGGAGGTGGGAGCCTGGAGGATCTTATATCAGATAGAGTGCGGTTAACATGGCAGAGAAGGATTGATGTGGCAGTCGATATTGCAAGAGCGTTAGTGTTTCTGCATCATGAATGCTACCCTGCCATTGTGCACAGGGATGTTAAGGCTAGCAATGTCTTGCTAGATAAAGATGGGAGGGCAAGAGTCACAGATTTTGGCCTAGCTAGAGTCGTTGATGCAGGAGATACCCATGTGAGCACAACGGTGGCAGGAACTATTGGTTATGTAGCACCAGAATATGGGCAGACTTGGCAAGCAACTACAAAAGGTGATGTGTACAGTTATGGGGTATTAGCAATGGAACTGGCAACTGGGAGGCGAGCTGTGGATGGAGGAGAAGAATGCCTGGTGGAATGGGCCAGACGTGTCATGGGAAATGGGCGGAATGGATTAGGTCGAGCTGCAATACCAGTTGTGCTTTTGGGATCAGGGCTAGCTGAGGGGGCAGAGGAGATGCGTGAGCTGCTTCAGATTGGGGTCAGATGCACAGCAGAATCTCCACAAGCTAGACCAAACATGAAAGAGGTGCTAGCTATGCTAATTAGACTAACAAGCTGCGGGGGAGAATTCAATTATTGCATCTCATGA